One window of Rhinoraja longicauda isolate Sanriku21f chromosome 9, sRhiLon1.1, whole genome shotgun sequence genomic DNA carries:
- the msh6 gene encoding DNA mismatch repair protein Msh6 isoform X3: protein MVEADRAHQKSREKRLELAVCTEPSEPEDEDDDVEEDVEMEVEDQSTVSEEDKENKSGEDEENNGEEDKENNSEEESRPRKRSSRAARSASVKAKKRRVVVESDSEAESSEDEFKPDQQEGSSDEGSSGSSSSGVDEKDISEPESDTDPDSLVKTPFKRKRRAAAAPAPPMAKSTSISPPEAPRRPAPLSTGTKSRLSAFSAPDTFECQAAGGASGSPAPTAVWDHERLEWLKPGRRKDAQRRREGDPDYDGSTLYVPEDFLNKCTPGMRRWWELKSQMLGTVIFYKVGKFYELYHMDAVCAVAELGLTYMRGSWAHSGFPEIAFGRFSDVLVQKGYKVGRVEQMETPEMMEARCRATAHPTKFDRVVRREVCRIITKGTQTYSVLDGNSSESCSNYLLCLKEAPAHCGSNAVPGHCRSYGVCFVDTSMGKFHVGQFADDRHCSRLRMLVAHHIPVQVLVEKGNPSAETRKMLKGCLFSALQETLQAGAQFWDASKTLKVLAEEGYFSEGEREKPGTPLPPALRRMVSETDSLGLTPGEGWELALSALGACVFYLQRCLVDQELLSMGNFEEYVPVDVAGEGPAGVRIRSGQRLVLDGVTLTNLEVLRNGTTGSLEGTLLEQLDRCCTYFGKRLLKQWLCAPLCDPAAIEDRLHAVEDLMAAPGPTAEMLELLKKVPDLERLLSRIHSLGSPLKSSNHPDSRAVLYEETTYSKKKIADFLSALEGFKLFQELLQVVEPSVAGFKSKLLKQILSLKGMGTDGLFPDLSAELLRWGAAFDHQKARNTGVITPKAGFDPDYDRALADIKETDTSLQEYLEKQRKRLACRAVVYWGSGRNRYQLEVPESTANRHVPEEYELKSTKKGFKRYWTKAIERLLEAISGAEERRDASLQDCMRRLFYNFDRNYKDWQAAVDCVAVLDVLLSLMHYSQSGEGSMCRPVVSYDADCTQPFLELKGSRHPCILKTFLGDFIPNDVVIGYKGTKDLENGPGDQQASCLLVTGPNMGGKSTLMRQVGLLVIMAQMGCYVPAESCKFSPVDRVFTRLGASDRIMSGESTFFVELSETSSILQHATQHSLVLLDELGRGTATYDGTAIASAVVKELAENTKCRTLFSTHYHSLVEDFSHSSAVSLGHMACMVENECDDPSQETITFLYKFIDGACPKSYGFNAARLANIPEEIIQKGHKKAEEFEKTIVSLRLFKEICSLFEDADVNLLKLQPVLKKIAKI, encoded by the exons ATGGTAGAGGCAGATCGTGCTCATCAGAAGTCACGAGAGAAGCGTTTAGAGTTGGCAGTGTGCACCGAGCCCTCAGAACCAGAGGATGAAGATGATGATGTTGAAGAAGACGTAGAAATGGAG GTGGAAGACCAGTCCACGGTGAGTGAGGAAGACAAGGAGAACAAGAGCGGGGAAGATGAGGAGAATAATGGTGAGGAGGACAAGGAGAACAACAGTGAGGAGGAGAGCAGGCCAAGGAAGCGTTCTTCACGAGCAGCTCGCTCTGCCTCCGTCAAGGCCAAGAAGAGGCGGGTCGTGGTGGAGTCTGACAGCGAGGCCGAGAGCTCTGAGGACGAGTTTAAACCCGACCAGCAAGAGGGGAGCAGCGATGagggcagcagcggcagcagcagcagcggtgtcGATGAGAAGGACATCAGCGAACCCGAATCAGACACTGATCCCGACAGCCTGGTGAAGACACCCTTCAAGCGGAAGCGCAGGGCGGCTGCGGCCCCAGCCCCGCCCATGGCCAAAAgcacctccatctcccctccggAGGCCCCAAGGAGACCTGccccgctgtccacgggcaccaagTCCAGGCTGTCGGCCTTCTCCGCCCCGGACACTTTCGAGTGCCAGGCGGCAGGCGGTGCCTCTGGCAGCCCCGCCCCCACAGCCGTGTGGGACCACGAGAGGCTGGAGTGGCTGAAACCCGGCCGGAGGAAGGACGCACAGAGGCGGCGGGAAGGGGATCCCGACTACGACGGATCCACCCTCTACGTGCCGGAAGACTTCCTGAACAAGTGCACGCCGGGCATGCGGAGGTGGTGGGAGCTGAAGTCCCAGATGCTGGGAACGGTCATCTTCTACAAGGTCGGCAAGTTCTACGAGCTCTACCACATGGATGCCGTGTGTGCCGTTGCCGAGCTGGGGCTGACCTACATGAGGGGCAGCTGGGCTCACTCCGGCTTCCCCGAGATCGCCTTTGGCCGCTTCTCTGACGTGCTGGTGCAGAAGGGCTACAAGGTGGGGCGGGTGGAGCAGATGGAGACACCGGAGATGATGGAGGCTCGGTGCCGTGCCACCGCGCACCCCACCAAGTTCGACCGGGTGGTGCGGAGGGAGGTCTGCCGGATCATCACCAAGGGGAcgcagacctacagcgtcctggaCGGCAACTCTTCAGAGAGCTGCAGCAACTACCTCCTGTGCCTGAAGGAGGCGCCGGCGCACTGCGGCAGCAACGCTGTGCCgggccactgccgctcctacggcGTCTGCTTCGTGGACACGTCGATGGGCAAGTTCCACGTGGGGCAGTTTGCGGATGACCGGCACTGCTCCCGGCTGAGGATGCTGGTGGCCCACCACATCCCGGTGCAGGTCCTGGTGGAGAAGGGCAACCCGTCGGCAGAGACCAGGAAGATGCTGAAGGGATGCCTGTTCTCAGCCCTGCAGGAGACCCTCCAGGCAGGCGCCCAGTTCTGGGACGCCAGCAAGACCTTAAAGGTGCTGGCGGAAGAGGGCTACTTCAGCGAGGGTGAACGGGAGAAGCCGGGCACTCCCTTGCCCCCGGCCCTGCGCAGGATGGTGTCGGAGACAGACTCCCTGGGGCTCACCCCGGGTGAAGGGTGGGAGCTGGCGCTATCGGCCCTCGGGGCCTGCGTCTTCTACCTGCAGCGATGCCTGGTGGACCAGGAGCTGCTGTCCATGGGCAACTTCGAGGAGTACGTGCCGGTGGACGTGGCGGGGGAGGGGCCGGCGGGGGTCCGCATCCGGAGCGGGCAGCGCCTGGTGCTGGACGGTGTCACCCTGACCAACCTGGAGGTGCTGCGCAACGGCACCACAGGCTCCCTGGAGGGCACCCTGCTGGAGCAGCTGGACCGCTGCTGCACCTACTTTGGCAAGCGGCTGCTGAAGCAGTGGCTGTGCGCGCCACTCTGCGACCCCGCGGCCATCGAGGACCGCCTGCACGCCGTGGAGGACCTGATGGCCGCGCCCGGCCCCACGGCGGAGATGCTGGAGTTGCTGAAGAAGGTGCCCGACCTGGAGCGGCTCCTCAGTCGCATCCACAGCCTCGGGTCGCCCCTCAAGAGCAGTAACCATCCCGACAGCCGGGCCGTGCTCTATGAAGAGACCACCTACAGCAAAAAGAAGATAGCGGACTTTCTCTCCGCCCTGGAAGGCTTCAAGTTGTTCCAGGAGCTACTGCAGGTCGTGGAGCCGTCCGTGGCGGGCTTCAAGTCCAAGCTGTTGAAACAGATCCTTAGCCTGAAGGGGATGGGCACCGACGGCCTCTTCCCGGATTTGTCAGCCGAGCTGCTGCGGTGGGGCGCGGCCTTCGACCACCAGAAGGCGAGGAACACGGGCGTGATCACTCCCAAGGCCGGCTTCGACCCGGATTATGACCGGGCCCTCGCTGACATCAAGGAGACGGACACCAGCCTGCAGGAGTATCTGGAGAAGCAGCGCAAGAGGCTGGCCTGCCGCGCGGTGGTCTACTGGGGCAGCGGCAGGAACCGCTACCAGCTGGAGGTGCCTGAGAGCACGGCCAATCGCCACGTGCCCGAGGAGTACGAGCTGAAGTCCACCAAGAAGGGCTTCAAACGCTACTGGACGAAGGCGATCGAGAGGCTGCTGGAGGCGATAAGCGGCGCTGAGGAGAGGAGAGATGCCTCGCTCCAGGACTGCATGCGGAGGCTCTTCTACAACTTTGACAGAAACTACAAAGACTGGCAGGCAGCCGTGGACTGCGTCGCCGTCCTCG ATGTACTGCTGAGTCTAATGCACTACAGTCAGAGTGGAGAGGGCTCCATGTGCAGACCCGTGGTATCATACGATGCTGACTGCACCCAACCATTCCTGGAGCTTAAAGGATCGCGCCACCCGTGCATTTTGAAAACCTTCCTGGGGGATTTCATCCCGAATGATGTGGTCATTGGCTACAAGGGCACCAAAGATTTGGAAAATGGTCCCGGTGACCAACAGGCTTCCTGCTTGCTTGTAACAGGACCAAACATGggtggcaaatccacactcatgAGACAG GTTGGCTTATTGGTCATCATGGCTCAAATGGGGTGCTATGTGCCTGCTGAAAGCTGCAAATTTAGCCCAGTTGACCGAGTCTTCACACGCCTGGGGGCCTCGGATAGAATCATGTCAG GTGAAAGCACCTTCTTTGTGGAGCTCAGTGAGACGTCTAGCATCCTGCAACACGCCACACAGCATTCCCTCGTGCTTCTGGATGAATTGG gCCGTGGTACAGCAACATACGATGGCACAGCAATAGCTAGTGCAGTGGTTAAGGAGCTTGCTGAAAATACCAAATGCCGCACTTTGTTCTCTACACACTACCATTCCCTGGTGGAAGATTTCTCTCATTCCTCTGCAGTCAGTTTAGGACATATG GCTTGCATGGTCGAGAATGAATGTGATGATCCGAGCCAGGAAACCATCACATTCCTGTATAAATTTATTGATGGAGCCTGTCCAAAGAGTTATGGATTTAATGCAGCAAGACTAGCGAATATTCCTGAGGAAATAATTCAAAAGGGTCATAAGAAAGCTGAAGAATTTGAGAAGACTATTGTTTCTTTGAGACTCTTCAA GGAAATATGTTCTTTGTTTGAAGATGCAGATGTTAATCTTCTCAAGCTACAGCCAGTGCTGAAGAAGATTGCCAAAATCTGA